TATTTCTTCAACTTGCCAGTATTCTCCCCATAGCCTAATTCAACAGTAACCGGAAACATATATGCAGGTCCAAAGAAAGAAAGCATGGTGCTGGTGATATGGACGACCTTGAGCTTGAGATTCGCAAGTTGGTACTACAGAACGCGGTGAGATATGAAGGTCAACCAAGCGTAAAGTCTGTGATGTCTGCATTGCTTGGTTCCAGAGCAGATCTTCGTTCCCGTGCAGGCGAAGTAAAAGAAATCACCGAACGCCTAGTACGTGAAATCGAGAAGGAGTCTCTTGAAGCCCAGCGGAGTGAATTGATGGAACTAGCTCCAGAGCTTGTTAAGGAGGAAGAAGAAGAGCCCGACGAAGAAGAACCTCCTGAGCTGCCAAATGCTGACAAATGGGATGATATT
The sequence above is drawn from the Candidatus Thorarchaeota archaeon genome and encodes:
- the gltX gene encoding glutamate--tRNA ligase (Charges one glutamine molecule and pairs it to its corresponding RNA trinucleotide during protein translation); protein product: MDDLELEIRKLVLQNAVRYEGQPSVKSVMSALLGSRADLRSRAGEVKEITERLVREIEKESLEAQRSELMELAPELVKEEEEEPDEEEPPELPNADKWDDIVMRLAPFPSGTLHVGNARMVILNDYYVKRYGGKLILVFDDTIGSEEKKVEPFL